ACCCGTGGACTCCATCCATTTGATGTGCATCTGTCCGCTACTTTCGTCTCTCCTGGCTTCCCTCTCGTCGGTACCTCCTTGCGCGGCGTCGCCCCTGCTAGgaaacaaccccccccccccccccccccccccccccccccccagccgGCGCGCAGGAGCAGTGGCAAATGGCAAGAGGACGCGCGCGCCACGGGGAGGAGCTCATGGCGCGCGCCTCGGTTCGGCTCGGATGGGACCAATCAGCccgccgtccccggcggcgtGAGGCACGGGCCGTGCGCCCCCTCGCGGACGTCCTCGCTAGCGACGCCGTCAGTCGCCGAGACGCTGCGTGGGGACCAGCGGTGGGCGGAGTACATCCTGAGGAGGTGCCGGTGAACTGGGGCTAGGAGATCGGCACGATCTCAACTACGTGGTGACGGCGAGCCTCGGCACGCCGGGCGTGGCGCAGATGCTGGAGGTggacaccggcagcgacctGTCGTGTGTGCAGTGCAagccgggcgcgcgcggcgtcgtcgTGCTTCAGAAAGAAGGACCCGCTCTTCGACCCCTTCCCAGTCCTCGTCGTACGCCGCCGTGCTGTGCGGCGGGTCCGCGTGCTCGGGGCTGGGCATCTACGCGTCCGGGTGCTTGGCGGCGCAGACGCGCGCGCAGTGCGGGTACGTGGTCAGCTACGGCGACGGGCCCAACACAACGGGCGTGTACAGTACAGCTTCGACACGCTGACGCTGATGGCGACGGACGCGGTGGCGCGGTGCTCGGATTCCTCTTCGGGTGCGGCCACGCGCAGAGCGGTCTGTTCACCGGCATCGATGggctcctcggcctcggccgccTGCCGGTGTCGCTggtggggcaggcggcgggcgcgtACGGCGGGGCCTTCTCCTACTGCTTCCCGACgaagccgtccaccttggggtaCCTGACGCTGGGCGGCGGTGCGAATGCCGCGGCGCCGGGGGTTCGCGACGACGCAGCTGCAGCGCGTGACTCCACGGTGATCCGTCCCTGCTGCTCTGCTATACTGTATGGGTCTCAGTTCTTCAGGTCAAATATCTCCTGTCATCTTTCCTACTGCCTCTCGTTTCTCTTTTGCTATCTCTGATTTTCCCCAAATTGAGTTCATTCATGGTCTAGCACCAATTGCTGTACTTGGATTCACAAATAAGTTCTCTAATCACTAACCCCACAAACCCCTTTTCTTCCCCCAACATTTTAACGCTGTTCTGTTCTTGTTTGGTTTACGATGGTTCACTGAAATTTTAGCGCTGCATACTTGAAATTGATGTGTGGTACAGCTGATCTGATGTTGATAGACTCATTAGGGATCATCTAGGTGTGGATCTTCGGGTGATTTCGGTTTAGCATTGTATAAACTTGAGAAtctagggagggagggagagagagagagagaggagtaaaCACCCATACCTTCGGGCTTGGCAGGAGAGGTAGAGTAGGAAAAAGTAACCGTGGGAGCAGCGATGCAGTACGGGCCGGTAGAGTCCAGAGGACGGCGACACGGCCGGCGGTGCTTCCCGTCACTGCAGCGTGCCCATGATCGGAGGGGCCTTCTAGGGTTGTTTGGTGGGTTAGTGGCGGTGGTCAAATTCGTGTGTTGTGCCTCCCCCGAcctttctccttttatagcgttgTGTGACAGGGGTCCGCCGACCAGTGGTCGGTTGAGCGTCCCCGATCAGGACGCGGTCAAGGGGTCCGACTCAATCGTTGGATTGATTCGGATGAGATCAATCCTAACAGATGTATGTATTTGTTTTTAATCAGTTACCATCTTATCACTACGTGTTAGCTAGCTCATACTCTGTGTGATGGCTCCTTAAAGAAATGGAGGATCATCTAATATACTTTGGAACAATGAATGAGTATTTGTCCCAATTGATTCCTTATCATGGAATCTGAGTATTGCTCTCTCTAATTGCCAGACTAATTTCTTTGATACGCTTTTACTATGTTTATAGTTAAAGTAGGAGAGAAAGAACTTAACTATGCATGTCTGAAATGCTGTATCTCTCTTGATTGATTTGCTTAACTGTCCGCTACTGGAGAACAGTAGCTGCTTTTTTATTCCAAAATCCAAACCACAGGCACATGTTTTTAAGGTTATCTTATTCATATCATGAACCTACATTAGTCATGAACCAAATGCATTATCCTATTTTTATTCTTAGTTGAACTCTGGTATTCTGAACCAGATGCTTCAGGAGTCATAAGGGACCTTTTTGTTCCTGAACTTAAAAGGAAATGGAGCTACAGGTCTTGCTATCTCATTACTTGGTGTTATGGTGATGCCGTAAGCTTCTTGATTATATTTTTGTTCCCATCCATTTGATTTTGAACACAAAACTATTTTTCCATTTATCTTTCATATAAATTGTAGGCATAATCTTTTTCTGTACTCAGCATTAGTGGTATCAAGAAAAATGCAGGTCCATTCATGGGATTAAATTAACCTCTAAACCCTTCTTTCAGCTATTATTGATATGACATCCCATATGTGCCAAATTCCTCCAACCCTGCTGCTATTGTGCCACACTAGAGTTGAGTCGGTCCGATTTGTTGAGAAGATATCTAATGCTAATTTCAAGTATGAAAACGCAAAAGCCTTAATATGAAATTTGCTCCCAACAGTTCAGTTTCTTGCATGAGGCATGTAGTTTCTCTGaaattgaaagtgcatttgctCTTATGGTACCTTTCCTCGTCAACATATCTATCATATCAGTTAGTGGTGTTGTATGTGGTTTAGGTAGTTcagactgtttttttttttgggggggggggggggggggggggggggggggggtcctaGATAACAGGACCTTTTTTACATAAGAATATCTAAAACCACTGATTTGCCACATTTATGTCAAAAACTTAATTGAACTATCCAACTCCATATATAAAAGGAAGGAGTGACTTCTTTTTCTGGAAGAAACACTACGCTGTTGCCAATTCCCTCATTTTCATAATAAAACTATTGAAGAAAGTCAACGCAGTTAAGTAAAATGTGACACTAACATGACTGTCAAAAATCACTCATTGGTGCACCCTGATGTCCATAATCACTCATATATAGAAGCAAGGTGGTAGTAACTTTCTTTTTATGGAAAAAATTCTAGGCTGTTGCCAATTCACTCATTTTTCATAATACAACTATTAAAGAATGCCAGCACAGTTGAATAAAGTGCGTCCAAAACCACTTATTGGTGCATCAAAGATTTATAAGGCACTGGACTTTCATTTAAGGCAATGGCAATGGCaaaaattttgtaattagactatatttaatactcctaattagcatccaaacattcgatgtgacaggtgctaaattttagtggggtgtatccaaacacccctacgTTGAAACTCTACTGGTTTTTGGCACATGGAGTGGTAGTAAAATATGCTTTCTGGTttggagggttttcttttttgatAATTTGGTTTGGAGTCTTGGAGAGATAACTGCGTCATGGATATGTCTCGAGTTCCCAAAGGAGAAGAGGGTTTCTTGCACGCTGTGCAAGCATTTATGCGGCCTAAATCACCGTGCATTATCCTCTTGGGTGAGGTGCCGACCGTTGGCTCGGCAAGCCAAGCCAAAGCCACTGTTCTGTCCCTGGCCGCTGCTGCGCTTCTGCCCAAAAGCCGGGAAGGCCAGAGCTGAACAGAGACGAGGTCGTCAGCATGTGGCTCCCTCGTGCCATGGACTTCGTGCTCAAAACGAAACGAAACGAAAACCTGTTGGCGTCTCATCGTCTCGTGTCCGCTACACCATCCTTAAGCTGCCAGTTGCTTTGGAGTGCAAAAGGGGCTTGATCATCAGCTGCAGCACAAGCACCGTCTCTGGATGCACGCACGTGACATTCCTTCCGGTGGTAGTTTCTGATTCAGTGTGTTATGCACGCGTATGTGATGTGCCCAACATGATTGCACCAAAAACTTCCCAGCCAACCTACAGATATTTCGACGGCTCCCGTATAATTTTCACAGACAGGTGACAGAAAAAAAGCTAAGGCGAAAATTAAGTAATTAACCAAGGCAGATGAAAAATGCGTATCACAGCGGCTGTCCAGGACAAACAAACCAATCTTGAAGAACAGCAGAAAAGATTCTCAACAAGTGCAGTTGGGACTTGCAATTGACCTAGATTCCATTGTGCTTTCTAAGGCCTGCCTGCTCGCTGCACAAGACAATAGCAAAAGCCGGCCGGATCATCCCCGGCGCTCCGGAGCGGCCCGTCGGGCGTCGTCGATTATCCGCACGCGGAGGTCAACGGCGCGGGCTTCGACGACTCCACGCGCGTGCTCTGCCTCAGGGACGGGATGGCCAGCATCGTCTTCGCCAAGCCCGGTGACGCGCGCTGGACGGTGCTGCCACTGCTACGTCAGCTCGCCGGAAGGTTCGGTCTACCTGGTGGTGCGGTACGGAGAGGCGTCGAGCACGTCGGCGTTCCCATCCATTGCGGCTGGCGCCATATACACATACACCAATCTCGGGGCTTCAGCGTCTAACGATATCGTGTCGACAAGCAGAGGAACAAAGGAGGACCGAACCACCGCAGCCGCACAAGCTCGTCTTCCATGAACACCGGGGTTTAGCTCCGGCTGCCAGTGCCAGGCCCTGCAACTTCTCTTGTTTGGATTGGCGTGATTTTGTTTTGCAACCTAAAAGATTGAGAAAATATTCTACTTGGCGTAATTTATCGATCAATGAGCCAAACACTCTTTCGGGTGGGGACAAAGTTGGTATTTCTCAAAACACAGCCAACTGGAGGGCTGGGACGGAATCTGACAGCCTTTTATGGTAAAATTATCACAACAATAAATCGACAAAGTAACT
This portion of the Setaria viridis chromosome 7, Setaria_viridis_v4.0, whole genome shotgun sequence genome encodes:
- the LOC117864900 gene encoding uncharacterized protein; this translates as MLEVDTGSDLSCVQCKPGARGVVSSSYAAVLCGGSACSGLGIYASGCLAAQTRAQCGYVSGLFTGIDGLLGLGRLPVSLVGQAAGAYGGAFSYCFPTKPSTLGYLTLGGGANAAAPGQKPAGSSPALRSGPSGVVDYPHAEVNGAGFDDSTRVLCLRDGMASIVFAKPGDARWTVLPLLRQLAGRFGLPGGAVRRGVEHVGVPIHCGWRHIHIHQSRGFSV